One Osmerus mordax isolate fOsmMor3 chromosome 16, fOsmMor3.pri, whole genome shotgun sequence genomic window carries:
- the ankrd12 gene encoding ankyrin repeat domain-containing protein 12 isoform X8, protein MAKPGSDRDGAMVDKQAGKKSKDKISPFTKTPKLDRSEVLGKEGKPKSSMKRKLSFTASPPRAEERDSDTDDSDPGQSSETWGERLVPPCRIYADKDGPDKKKVKKESGSKKSSASANLLFGYPLSERKQMALLMQMTARDNSPDSTPSHPSQTPPVQKKAPSSTTSRQKDKVNKRNERGETPLHMAAIRGDAKQVKELISLGADVNVKDFAGWTPLHEACNLGYYDVAKVLLAAGAEVNTQGLDDDTPLHDASSSGHKNILKLLLRHGGNAFQANKRGERPVDVADSLELEQLLKGEVPLSDSEDSSSESEDPPSVNPSSVDDDIMEDSDADKDSDDKQTTVKASSSMSGLDEYEFKDEEEEEDLSKALNDRHILRRELRQREKEEKERNHFTAKQSSKGDASGQSSKSKKQRTQRVLCCSSDSSSDEMENPSERRSSPTCSQSSDARSKKDNLSLPAEQRDKGKMKRKSKSLSKNKENQEDGKENSKALVFSVATVTESTDKSRDEDSFKMSFSPKDDSSVHLFHLSSVKSPKVNHSLIDKQSTPLKQENAKMCLAIGEGPCQVDAVKYNHYTEQDYCTESTSSKGCKHKEKSKHHQKDLNVDGEDGGSSPYKEVGMSNSVDSGDGALRKTDKDGKVVKKHKIKYKEKDKHRREYEAERSRHRQKEGRKDGHRNLEFDREFWKENFFKSDENDEPLPVKKEPDGGGSPQKTLDASPVKEERGPKDKHSGGGKDKRPREEKDKALKKERKEFAGKEERGKDARQSERDERPDCHGSGRIPEESLHNTSMKEEPEDKPITGITADQDQLESSEKGSREKYDKRLPVKEKEAEKFEKRHPDKEKKVKVEHSEKSEPQNVMDRLKEKERIAGSLSHLPGDKNHRESEKLRSIPKKHDESKKIKDKDRKSDRERQEREYSAGEHREKDRTSSDKRGKPPEKTIDHSKSDRSKEKECEKKRKDKMKESSSSSSSNLKLLLEEKKGYVSESGRSVSTKTKEEVIRTPEKERDRRDRDREKDSERHRDRDKERHRDRSQPGKVSKSKPNEAEGDRAKSKSSPATRDSRPKEKRLVNDDLMQTSFERMLSLKDQEIEQWHRKHLEKIKQKERERMKQRPSTTDPGKVKSKDKAKTEPCMSKELLRSKSSESSEPHGREKPLKDSATSRTLSLDGKSLSAVSGKVIAGMENSLSRSPRPESERSGLMSRSVSMVSVASSEDSCQATTLTPRPVEYDSDLTLEASDSQPPFLQSSLVLQATRSPVVQDKDISLPDATQCHRTPLPSRHTSPYLRAILDEDANSASVEGKPFESLPKAIVPGHTNEEPVNAHTSEISADTEESHSGHNLTPPNILSAKSDVDANSESEVNIPGVLPPQASAFRDVKEPLLPLISFSQSDVPQPVVEHKGSPPTDHLQVQVVKCVPTDGSVDGECTLKDPPSVDVPLVSAASLSSQTPPSSNTKTSAQLSRQQNEATLNPSVEMFLPAEADVDPGLDQKDDTPPEGGTSSADSREVQELMESVPAGCRTERMSSPLPSTSTQMQGASSEESSPSKTTVEPTHAQEDMEMDSHDCKTSRDSSDVAGPCSNPQVDNGEHVRPPSSCLSSCVSPEHKTELMTDSDAQSMESRSRNAEVTTSEKENSSEEGIFIPESGPERAEPPCPEPMEVSAAEERPEPSGGGEQSQSGGQHAAHTDLSGSSASGSSSPQSGDRDSDSSGAKAKVRSLDEEMDMQVTHPRKRKMPRMSLSSSSSSSQACPTTQQGKDKSQQSLAAIVDSVKLEEIQPYQTERANPYYDFLHIRKKIEEKRKVLCSVIPQPPQYYDEYVTFNGSYLLDGNPLSKLCIPTITPPPSLPDQLKEMFKQQEVVRMKLRLQHSIEREKLIVSNEQEVLRVHYRAARTLANQTLPFSACTVLLDAEVYNMPQDVQANDGKTSVRDRFNARQFMSWLQDVDDKFDKLKTCLLMRQQHEAAALNAVQRLEWQLKLQELDPATYKSTSIFEISEFHIPLVEVNDDFDLTPI, encoded by the exons ATGGCCAAACCTGGGAGCGACCGCGATGGAGCCATGGTGGACAAACAGGCGGGGAAGAAG AGCAAAGATAAGATATCCCCCTTCACCAAGACTCCGAAGCTGGATCGGAGCGAAGTTCTGGGGAAGGAGGGCAAACCCAAGTCTTCCATGAAGCGCAAGCTCTCCTTCACTGCCAGTCCGCCCCGAGCGGAGGAGCGAGACTCCGACACAG ATGACTCAGACCCAGGCCAGTCGAGTgagacctggggagagagattaGTGCCTCCCTGCAGGATATACGCAG ATAAAGATGGGCCTGACAAGAAGAAGGTGAAGAAGGAGTCTGGAAGTAAGAAGTCGTCAGCTTCCGCCAACTTATTGTTTGGCTACCCTCTGTCAGAGCGCAAGCAGATGGCCCTCCTGATGCAAATGACTGCGAGAGACAACAGCCCAG actcCACTCCGAGTCAcccctcccagacccccccagTGCAGAAGAAGGCCCCCAGCAGCACCACGTCCAGACAGAAGGACAAGGTCAACAAGAGGAACGAGCGCGGGGAGACGCCCCTGCACATGGCTGCCATCCGCGGCGACGCCAAGCAGGTCAAAGAGCTCATTAGCCTGGGCGCAGATGTCAACGTCAAGGACTTCGCAg GCTGGACTCCCCTTCATGAAGCGTGTAACCTTGGTTACTATGATGTGGCGAAGGTTCTTCTTGCGGCAGGCGCGGAGGTCAACACCCAGGGTCTGGATGATGACACACCCCTCCATGATGCCTCTAGCAGCGGACACAAAAAT ATCTTGAAGCTGCTGCTCCGCCACGGGGGCAATGCGTTCCAGGCCAACAAGCGTGGGGAGCGGCCGGTGGACGTGGCAGACTCcctggagctggagcagctgctgAAGGGAGAGGTCCCCCTGTCCGACTCGGAGGACAGCTCCTCAG AGTCTGAGGATCCTCCCTCTGTAAACCCCTCCAGTGTGGATGACGACATCATGGAGGACTCTGACGCCGATAAAGACTCCGATGACAAACAGACCACCGTCAAGGCCTCGTCTTCCATGTCAGGGCTGGATGAGTACGAGTTcaaggacgaggaagaggaggaggacctgaGCAAGGCCCTCAATGACCGGCACATCCTGAGGAGGGAGCTGCggcagagggaaaaggaggagaaggagaggaaccaTTTCACGGCCAAGCAGAGCAGCAAAGGCGACGCTTCTGGTCAGTCCAGCAAGTCCAAGAAGCAGAGGACGCAGCGCGTGCTGTGCTGCAGCTCGGACAGCTCTAGTGATGAGATGGAGAACccttcagagaggaggagctccCCTACCTGCTCCCAAAGCTCCGACGCCAGGAGTAAAAAGGACAACCTAAGCCTTCCAGCTGAACAGAGAGACAAGGGCAAAATGAAGAGGAAGAGTAAAAGCCTCAGCAAAAATAAGGAAAATCAAGAGGATGGCAAAGAGAACAGCAAAGCCCTTGTGTTCTCCGTCGCCACGGTGACAGAAAGCACAGACAAGAGCCGGGACGAAGACTCCTTCAAGATGTCCTTCAGCCCCAAGGATGATTCCTCCGTTCATCTCTTCCATCTGTCATCGGTGAAATCTCCCAAAGTGAACCACAGCCTGATCGACAAACAGTCCACGCCTCTCAAACAGGAAAATGCTAAAATGTGTCTCGCCATTGGGGAAGGCCCCTGTCAAGTGGACGCCGTCAAATATAACCACTACACGGAGCAGGACTACTGCACGGAAAGCACCAGCAGTAAAGGATGCAAACACAAGGAGAAGAGCAAGCATCATCAGAAAGACTTGAATGTGGACGGGGAAGATGGAGGCTCCAGTCCATATAAAGAAGTCGGCATGAGCAACAGCGTAGACAGCGGCGACGGTGCCTTAAGGAAGACCGACAAAGACGGCAAAGTGGTCAAAAAGCATAAAATCAAATACAAGGAGAAGGACAAGCATAGGAGGGAATATGAGGCCGAAAGGAGTCgccacagacagaaagagggcaGGAAGGACGGCCACAGGAATCTGGAGTTTGACAGGGAGTTTTGGAAAGAGAACTTTTTCAAAAGCGACGAGAACGATGAACCTCTGCCAGTGAAAAAGGAGCCGGACGGTGGCGGCTCTCCTCAGAAGACCTTGGACGCCTCTCCTGTTAAGGAAGAGCGGGGGCCGAAAGACAAGCACTCCGGTGGCGGCAAGGACAAGAGGCCGAGGGAGGAAAAAGACAAAGCTCTGAAAAAAGAGCGAAAGGAATTCGCCggtaaagaggagaggggaaaggacgcgaGGCAGAGCGAGCGTGACGAGAGGCCGGACTGCCACGGCTCAGGGCGGATTCCTGAGGAGTCGCTGCATAACACGAGTATGAAAGAGGAGCCGGAAGACAAACCCATAACTGGGATCACAGCTGATCAAGACCAGCTGGAATCCTCTGAAAAAGGCTCACGTGAGAAATATGACAAAAGGCTCCCTGTAAAGGAAAAGGAAGCTGAAAAGTTTGAGAAAAGGCATCCTGACAAGGAGAAGAAGGTCAAAGTCGAGCACTCTGAAAAATCGGAACCACAAAATGTAATGGATCGCCtgaaggaaaaggagagaattGCAGGCAGCTTGTCCCACTTACCTGGAGATAAAAATCATAGGGAAAGTGAAAAGCTTAGGTCTATTCCAAAGAAGCACGACGAAAGCAAGAAAATAAAGGACAAGGATAGAAAGAGTGACAGggagaggcaagagagagagtacagtgCGGGGGAACACAGAGAAAAAGACCGGACGAGCTCGGACAAGAGGGGAAAACCTCCAGAGAAGACAATAGATCACAGCAAATCTGACCGTTCCAAAGAAAAAGAGtgtgagaaaaagaggaaaGACAAAATGAAGGAAAGCTCTTCATCCTCAAGCTCCAACTTGAAGTTGCTCCTGGAGGAGAAAAAGGGATACGTGTCTGAGAGTGGCAGGTCTGTTTCGACGAAAACCAAGGAGGAGGTTATAAGAACTCCAGAGAAAGAACGGGACCGAAGAGATCGGGACCGGGAGAAAGACTCTGAAAGACACCGAGAtcgggacaaagagagacacagagatcgTTCTCAGCCAGGGAAGGTTAGCAAGAGCAAACCCAACGAGGCCGAGGGAGACAGGGCCAAGTCCAAATCCTCCCCCGCAACCAGGGACTCCCGGCCAAAAGAAAAGAGGCTCGTCAACGACGATCTGATGCAGACCAGCTTTGAGCGCATGCTCAGCCTCAAGGACCAGGAGATCGAGCAGTGGCACCGGAAGCACCTTGAGAAGATCAAGCAGAAGGAGCGCGAGAGGATGAAGCAACGTCCCTCGACGACGGATCCAGGAAAGGTCAAGAGCAAAGACAAGGCAAAGACGGAACCGTGCATGAGTAAAGAGCTGCTGCGCTCAAAGAGTTCCGAGAGCTCCGAGCCCCACGGCAGAGAGAAGCCCCTCAAGGACAGCGCCACTTCCAGGACCCTCTCATTAGATGGCAAGAGCCTCTCGGCAGTTAGCGGGAAGGTCATAGCTGGTATGGAGAACAGCCTAAGCAGGTCGCCCAGGCCTGAGAGCGAGCGATCGGGCCTCATGTCCAGATCTGTGTCCATGGTCTCGGTTGCCAGCTCTGAAGACTCCTGTCAGGCTACCACGCTAACACCAAGACCGGTAGAGTATGATTCGGATCTCACCCTTGAAGCCTCCGACTCCCAGCCGCCTTTCCTACAGTCTTCCCTCGTCTTGCAGGCCACCCGATCACCTGTCGTCCAAGACAAAGACATCAGTCTTCCTGACGCGACTCAATGTCACCGAACTCCGCTGCCCAGCAGACACACATCCCCGTACCTTAGGGCTATTCTTGACGAGGATGCCAACTCTGCATCAGTGGAGGGTAAACCATTTGAAAGTCTGCCAAAGGCCATTGTACCTGGTCACACAAATGAGGAGCCCGTAAATGCTCACACTTCAGAAATCTCTGCCGACACAGAGGAGAGTCATAGTGGTCACAATTTGACACCCCCTAATATACTAAGTGCAAAATCAGATGTCGATGCCAACTCTGAGAGTGAAGTAAACATTCCAGGTGTTCTTCCCCCGCAGGCGTCCGCCTTCAGAGACGTGAAGGAGCCGCTACTTCCTCTGATCAGCTTCTCACAGTCTGACGTTCCACAGCCAGTTGTAGAACACAAAGGGTCTCCTCCCACTGACCACCTTCAAGTGCAGGTGGTCAAGTGTGTCCCTACAGACGGCTCTGTTGATGGAGAGTGCACTCTAAAGGACCCGCCCTCTGTGGACGTGCCCCTGGTATCAGCAGCATCTCTATCTTCCCAGACTCCACCGTCGTCTAACACTAAAACATCTGCACAGTTGTCTAGGCAACAGAATGAAGCCACTCTTAATCCCAGTGTTGAGATGTTTCTGCCAGCCGAAGCTGATGTAGACCCTGGTCTTGACCAGAAAGACGACACTCCTCCCGAGGGTGGAACCAGCAGTGCTGACAGCAGAGAAGTACAAGAGCTCATGGAGAGTGTACCAGCTGGCTGCAGAACCGAGAGGATGAGCAGTCCGCTGCCTTCCACGAGCACCCAGATGCAAGGTGCTAGTTCTGAGGAATCCTCTCCCAGCAAAACCACTGTTGAGCCGACACATGCTCAAGAGGACATGGAAATGGACAGCCATGATTGTAAAACATCAAGAGACTCCAGTGATGTGGCAGGGCCTTGCAGCAATCCCCAGGTCGATAACGGTGAACATGtccgtcctccatcttcctgttTGTCTAGTTGTGTTAGCCCTGAACACAAGACCGAGTTAATGACCGACTCGGATGCGCAGTCTATGGAGAGCAGGAGCAGAAACGCTGAGGTAACAACATCCGAGAAGGAGAACTCTTCAGAAGAAGGCATCTTCATCCCTGAGAGTGGCCCCGAAAGAGCCGAGCCGCCGTGTCCAGAGCCAATGGAGGTGTCCGCTGCAGAAGAGAGGCCAGAAccctcaggtggaggagagcagagtcaGAGCGGCGGGCAGCATGCGGCTCACACTGACCTGAGCGGCAGCAGTGCCTCCGGGAGCTCCTCTCCCCAGTCTGGAGACCGAGATTCGGATTCCTCCGGAGCCAAAGCCAAAGTACGCTCGCtggatgaagagatggacaTGCAGGTGACCCATCCCCGCAAGAGGAAGATGCCCAGAATGTCGctgtcgtcctcctcctcctcctcccaggcctgCCCCACCACACAACAGGGGAAGGACAAGTCACAGCAGTCTCTGGCAGCTATAGTGGACTCTGTGAAGTTGGAGGAGATCCAGCCATACCAGACAGAGAGGGCCAACCCCTACTATGATTTCCTTCACATTCGCAAGAAGATCGAAGAGAAGCGTAAAGTACTGTGCAGCGTCATCCCCCAGCCCCCGCAGTATTACGATGAATATGTGACTTTCAATGGGTCCTACCTCCTAGATGGAAACCCACTCAGCAAGCTCTGTATTCCTACA ATAACCCCGCCTCCTTCTTTACCTGACCAATTGAAAGAGATGTTCAAACAACAAGAGGTTGTCCGCATGAAGCTGCGCTTGCAACACAGcattgagagg GAAAAATTGATTGTTTCTAATGAGCAAGAGGTGTTACGAGTCCATTACCGGGCAGCAAGAACACTAGCCAATCAGACGCTTCCTTTCAGTGCCTGCACAGTCCTTCTGGATGCTGAAGTGTATAATATGCCTCAGGATGTCCAGGCAA ACGATGGCAAGACCTCAGTAAGAGATCGGTTCAACGCAAGGCAGTTCATGTCCTGGTTGCAAGATGTGGACGACAAATTTGATAAACTAAAG ACTTGTCTTTTGATGAGGCAGCAGCATGAGGCGGCAGCTCTTAACGCAGTGCAGCGTCTGGAGTGGCAACTCAAACTGCAGGAGCTGGACCCTGCCACTTACAAGTCCACCAGCATCTTTGAGATCTCAGAGTTCCATATCCCCCTTGTGGAGGTCAACGACGATTTTGACCTCACACCAATATGA